One genomic segment of Streptomyces sp. RerS4 includes these proteins:
- the gcvP gene encoding aminomethyl-transferring glycine dehydrogenase, with the protein MTANRIPLSQLERGIPFEQRHIGPDAEAQAKMLAHVGYGSLDELTAAAVPDVIKTADALDLPDARTEAEVLAELRSLADRNQVLTSMIGLGYYGTFTPPVILRNVMENPAWYTAYTPYQPEISQGRLEALLNFQTVVADLTGLPTSGASLLDEGTAAAEAMTLARRVGKAKGNVFLVDADALPQTIAVIETRAEPIGIEVVVADLSAGIPAEIAERGVYGVLIQYPGASGAVREIKTVIDQAHELGAIVAVSADLLALTLLASPGSLGADIAVGTTQRFGVPMGFGGPHAGYMAVQDKHARSLPGRLVGVSVDADGNKAYRLALQTREQHIRREKATSNICTAQVLLAVMAGMYAVYHGPDGLRTIARRTHRYAALLAAGLTAGGVEVVHGSFFDTLTVRVPGKADEVVAAAREGGVNLFRVDADHVSVSCDETTLRAHVEAVWAAFGVTADIEALDASVADTLPEGLLRSDAYLGHPVFHQHRSETAMLRYLRRLADKDYALDRGMIPLGSCTMKLNATTEMEPVTWPEFGQVHPFAPVEQAEGYLTLITELEERLCEVTGYDKVSIQPNAGSQGELAGLLAVRAYHRANGDEQRTVCLIPSSAHGTNAASAVMAGMKVVVVKTADDGEVDADDLRAKIEQYRDELAVLMITYPSTHGVFEEHVADICAQVHEAGGQVYVDGANLNALVGLAKPGHFGGDVSHLNLHKTFCIPHGGGGPGVGPVGVRAHLAPYLPNHPLQPTAGPETGVGPISAAPWGSAGILPISWSYVRLMGGEGLKRATQVAVLGANYIAKRLEPHYPVLYTGPGNLVAHECIIDLRPLSKATGVSVDDIAKRLIDYGFHAPTMSFPVAGTLMIEPTESEDLAEIDRFCDAMIAIRGEIERVASGEWPLEDNPLANAPHTAAALGGEWNHPYSREDAVFPGGMNAAEKYWPPVRRIDGAFGDRNLVCSCPPLDEYDN; encoded by the coding sequence ATGACCGCCAACCGCATTCCGCTCTCTCAGCTGGAGCGAGGCATCCCCTTCGAGCAGCGTCACATCGGCCCGGACGCCGAGGCGCAGGCAAAGATGCTCGCCCACGTGGGCTACGGCTCCCTGGACGAACTCACCGCCGCCGCGGTACCGGATGTGATCAAGACCGCCGACGCGCTCGACCTGCCCGACGCGCGCACCGAGGCCGAGGTGCTCGCCGAGCTGCGCTCGCTCGCGGACCGCAACCAGGTCCTCACCTCCATGATCGGCCTCGGCTACTACGGGACCTTCACCCCGCCGGTCATCCTGCGCAACGTCATGGAGAACCCGGCCTGGTACACGGCGTACACGCCCTACCAGCCGGAGATCTCGCAGGGCCGGCTGGAGGCGCTGCTGAACTTCCAGACCGTCGTCGCCGACCTGACCGGTCTGCCGACCTCCGGTGCCTCCCTGCTCGACGAGGGCACCGCGGCCGCCGAGGCCATGACGCTGGCCCGCCGGGTCGGCAAGGCCAAGGGCAACGTCTTCCTCGTCGACGCCGACGCCCTGCCGCAGACCATCGCCGTCATCGAGACCCGCGCCGAGCCGATCGGCATCGAGGTCGTCGTCGCCGACCTCTCCGCCGGCATCCCGGCCGAGATCGCCGAGCGCGGCGTCTACGGCGTCCTGATCCAGTACCCCGGCGCCTCCGGCGCGGTGCGCGAGATCAAGACGGTCATCGACCAGGCGCACGAGCTCGGCGCGATCGTCGCCGTCTCCGCCGACCTGCTCGCCCTGACCCTGCTGGCCTCCCCCGGCTCCCTCGGCGCGGACATCGCCGTCGGCACCACCCAGCGCTTCGGCGTGCCCATGGGCTTCGGCGGCCCGCACGCCGGTTACATGGCCGTCCAGGACAAGCACGCCCGCTCCCTGCCGGGCCGCCTCGTCGGCGTCTCCGTGGACGCGGACGGCAACAAGGCGTACCGCCTGGCGCTCCAGACCCGCGAGCAGCACATCCGCCGCGAGAAGGCCACCAGCAACATCTGCACCGCCCAGGTGCTGCTCGCCGTCATGGCCGGCATGTACGCCGTCTACCACGGCCCCGACGGCCTGCGGACGATCGCCCGTCGGACCCACCGCTACGCCGCCCTCCTCGCCGCGGGCCTGACGGCGGGCGGGGTCGAGGTCGTGCACGGCTCGTTCTTCGACACGCTCACCGTCCGTGTGCCCGGCAAGGCCGACGAGGTCGTCGCCGCGGCCCGCGAGGGCGGCGTCAACCTCTTCCGCGTCGACGCCGACCACGTCTCCGTCTCCTGCGACGAGACCACCCTGCGCGCCCACGTCGAGGCCGTCTGGGCGGCCTTCGGCGTCACCGCCGACATCGAGGCGCTGGACGCGTCGGTCGCCGACACGCTGCCCGAGGGCCTGCTGCGCTCGGACGCGTACCTGGGGCACCCGGTCTTCCACCAGCACCGCAGCGAGACCGCGATGCTGCGCTACCTGCGCAGGCTCGCGGACAAGGACTACGCGCTGGACCGCGGCATGATCCCGCTGGGCTCCTGCACCATGAAGCTCAACGCGACCACCGAGATGGAGCCGGTCACCTGGCCCGAGTTCGGTCAGGTGCACCCGTTCGCCCCGGTCGAGCAGGCCGAGGGGTACCTCACGCTCATCACCGAGCTGGAGGAACGTCTCTGCGAGGTCACCGGCTACGACAAGGTCTCCATCCAGCCGAACGCCGGCTCCCAGGGCGAGCTGGCCGGTCTGCTGGCCGTCCGCGCCTACCACCGGGCCAACGGTGACGAGCAGCGCACCGTCTGCCTCATCCCGTCCTCCGCGCACGGCACCAACGCCGCGAGCGCCGTGATGGCAGGCATGAAGGTCGTCGTCGTCAAGACGGCCGACGACGGCGAGGTGGACGCGGACGACCTGCGCGCCAAGATCGAGCAGTACCGCGACGAGCTCGCCGTGCTGATGATCACCTACCCGTCGACGCACGGTGTGTTCGAGGAGCACGTCGCGGACATCTGCGCGCAGGTGCACGAGGCCGGCGGCCAGGTCTACGTGGACGGCGCGAACCTGAACGCCCTGGTGGGTCTGGCCAAGCCGGGTCACTTCGGCGGCGACGTCTCGCACCTGAACCTGCACAAGACCTTCTGCATCCCGCACGGCGGCGGCGGTCCGGGCGTCGGCCCGGTCGGCGTCCGGGCGCACCTGGCCCCGTACCTGCCGAACCACCCGCTCCAGCCGACGGCGGGCCCGGAGACGGGCGTCGGTCCGATCTCGGCCGCCCCGTGGGGTTCGGCGGGCATCCTGCCGATCTCCTGGTCGTACGTCCGCCTGATGGGTGGCGAGGGCCTCAAGCGCGCCACCCAGGTGGCCGTGCTCGGCGCCAACTACATCGCCAAGCGGCTGGAGCCGCACTACCCGGTGCTCTACACCGGCCCGGGGAACCTGGTCGCGCACGAGTGCATCATCGACCTGCGCCCCCTGTCGAAGGCGACGGGCGTCAGCGTCGACGACATCGCCAAGCGCCTGATCGACTACGGCTTCCACGCGCCGACCATGTCGTTCCCGGTCGCCGGCACGCTGATGATCGAGCCGACGGAGTCCGAGGACCTCGCCGAGATCGATCGTTTCTGCGACGCGATGATCGCCATCCGCGGCGAGATCGAGCGGGTCGCGAGCGGCGAGTGGCCGCTGGAGGACAACCCGCTGGCCAACGCCCCGCACACGGCGGCGGCCCTCGGCGGCGAGTGGAACCACCCGTACAGCCGTGAGGACGCGGTCTTCCCCGGTGGCATGAACGCGGCCGAGAAGTACTGGCCGCCGGTGCGCCGGATCGACGGCGCCTTCGGCGACCGCAACCTGGTGTGCTCCTGCCCGCCGCTGGACGAGTACGACAACTGA
- a CDS encoding bifunctional nuclease family protein translates to MNELDVVGVRVEMPSNQPIVLLREVGGDRYLPIWIGPGEATAIAFAQQGMAPARPLTHDLFKDVLEAVGEELTEVRITDLREGVFYAELVFASGVEVSARPSDAIALALRTGTPIYGSDGVLDDAGIAIPDEQEDEVEKFREFLDQISPEDFGTGPQ, encoded by the coding sequence GTGAACGAGCTCGACGTTGTGGGTGTCCGGGTGGAAATGCCCTCCAACCAACCGATCGTGCTCCTGCGTGAAGTGGGAGGCGACCGGTACCTCCCCATCTGGATCGGACCTGGGGAGGCGACCGCCATTGCCTTCGCGCAGCAGGGCATGGCCCCTGCCCGCCCGCTGACGCACGACCTGTTCAAGGACGTGCTGGAGGCGGTCGGTGAGGAGCTCACCGAGGTCCGCATCACGGATCTGCGGGAGGGCGTCTTCTACGCGGAGCTGGTCTTCGCCAGTGGGGTCGAGGTGAGCGCGAGGCCGTCGGACGCCATAGCGCTGGCCCTGCGGACGGGGACGCCGATCTACGGCAGTGACGGCGTGCTGGACGACGCCGGAATCGCCATCCCCGACGAGCAGGAGGACGAGGTGGAGAAGTTCCGTGAGTTCCTCGACCAGATCTCGCCGGAGGACTTCGGTACGGGGCCCCAGTAG
- a CDS encoding DUF5999 family protein, whose product MCQHQPACPSSESADREAARPVANHPEQGWSLLCNGVLLFEDTGELLPDGQIIAPHRPLAAA is encoded by the coding sequence ATGTGCCAGCACCAGCCTGCCTGCCCGTCATCAGAGTCCGCCGACCGGGAGGCCGCGCGCCCGGTGGCCAACCACCCGGAACAGGGCTGGAGCCTGCTGTGCAACGGCGTCCTGCTCTTCGAGGACACCGGTGAGCTGCTGCCGGACGGCCAGATCATCGCCCCGCACCGCCCGCTCGCGGCGGCGTAG
- a CDS encoding PRC-barrel domain-containing protein, with translation MQTDIDPRSLIGRKAFDRNGAKIGTVDEVYLDDATGVPEWAAVRTGLFGRDAFVPLEPSEVVGETLRVPFDRSLIKDAPDFGVGRHLSPEQELQLYHHYGLDVTLPDEFHHPPTPPDRRKREPR, from the coding sequence GTGCAGACCGACATCGATCCGCGCAGCCTGATCGGCCGCAAGGCATTCGACCGCAACGGTGCCAAGATCGGCACCGTGGACGAGGTCTACCTCGACGATGCCACGGGAGTACCGGAATGGGCCGCCGTCCGCACCGGGCTCTTCGGCCGGGACGCCTTCGTCCCCCTGGAGCCCAGCGAGGTGGTGGGCGAGACCCTCCGCGTCCCCTTCGATCGTTCCCTGATCAAGGACGCCCCCGACTTCGGGGTCGGCCGCCACCTCTCCCCCGAGCAGGAACTCCAGCTCTACCACCACTACGGGCTGGACGTGACCCTCCCCGACGAGTTCCACCACCCGCCCACCCCGCCGGACCGCCGAAAGCGCGAGCCGCGCTAG
- a CDS encoding glutamate-cysteine ligase family protein, translating to MGEKVVAGGFDLSDRQRYRRKLHECLEGLERLLAEKRFDRPKNMMGLEIELNLAGSDGLPRMVNAQVLERIASPDFQTELGMFNLEVNVLPHRLGGRVFDQLAEELSAGLHYAHRQAAQIDAGVVMIGILPTISREDLALANLSAVDRYSLLNEQILMMRGEDFTLDIDGVERLTWSTGSIVPEAACTSVQLHLQVTPARFSDVWNAAQAVTAVQIAVGANSPFLFGRELWRESRPPLFTQATDTRPPELRAQGVRPRTWFGERWVDSAYELFAENVRWFPSLLPICDEEEPLRVLAEGGVPGLQELVLHNGTVYRWNRPVYGVADGVPHLRVENRVLPAGPTVADVVANAAFYYGLVRTLADEQRPVWTRMRFAEAEANFDAACRYGIDARLRWPRKGRAGGLVSVPAVRLVLDELLPMAAAGLDAWGIEPADRDHYLGIIEERCRRRVNGATWQVDTYHRTLAGGLERDAALAATTRRYSELMHKGDPVHTWPVGIEEQEAEAPAAARR from the coding sequence ATGGGGGAGAAGGTCGTGGCAGGCGGATTCGACCTGTCCGATCGGCAACGGTATCGGAGGAAGCTTCACGAGTGCCTGGAGGGACTGGAGCGGCTTCTGGCCGAGAAGAGGTTCGATCGTCCCAAGAACATGATGGGACTGGAGATCGAGCTGAATCTCGCCGGCTCCGACGGTTTGCCGCGCATGGTGAATGCGCAGGTGCTGGAGCGGATAGCGAGCCCCGATTTCCAGACCGAACTCGGAATGTTCAACCTGGAGGTCAACGTCCTTCCGCACCGGCTCGGCGGCCGGGTATTCGACCAGCTCGCGGAGGAACTGAGCGCGGGTCTGCACTACGCGCACCGACAGGCGGCGCAGATCGACGCGGGCGTGGTGATGATCGGGATCCTGCCGACCATCTCCCGTGAGGACCTGGCCCTGGCCAACCTCTCGGCGGTGGACCGCTACTCCCTGCTGAACGAGCAGATCCTGATGATGCGCGGGGAGGACTTCACGCTCGACATCGACGGCGTCGAGCGGCTCACCTGGAGCACCGGGTCCATCGTGCCGGAGGCCGCCTGTACCTCCGTACAGCTCCACCTCCAGGTCACGCCGGCGCGGTTCTCCGACGTGTGGAACGCGGCGCAGGCGGTGACGGCCGTACAGATAGCGGTGGGCGCCAACTCGCCGTTCCTGTTCGGGCGGGAGCTGTGGCGGGAGTCGCGGCCGCCGCTGTTCACCCAGGCCACCGACACGCGTCCGCCCGAGTTGCGGGCGCAGGGGGTGCGGCCGCGGACCTGGTTCGGGGAGCGGTGGGTGGACTCCGCGTACGAGCTGTTCGCCGAGAACGTGCGCTGGTTCCCCTCGCTGCTGCCGATCTGCGACGAGGAGGAGCCGCTGCGGGTGCTCGCCGAGGGCGGGGTGCCCGGCCTCCAGGAACTGGTGCTGCACAACGGCACGGTCTACCGCTGGAACCGGCCCGTCTACGGGGTCGCCGACGGGGTTCCGCACCTGCGGGTGGAGAACCGGGTGCTGCCGGCCGGGCCGACCGTCGCCGACGTCGTCGCCAACGCGGCGTTCTACTACGGCCTCGTACGCACCCTCGCGGACGAGCAGCGCCCGGTGTGGACCCGGATGCGGTTCGCGGAGGCGGAGGCCAACTTCGACGCGGCCTGCCGGTACGGGATCGACGCGCGGCTGCGCTGGCCGCGCAAGGGCCGGGCCGGGGGGCTGGTCAGCGTACCGGCGGTCCGGCTGGTGCTCGACGAGCTGCTGCCGATGGCCGCGGCCGGACTCGACGCCTGGGGCATCGAACCCGCCGACCGGGACCACTACCTCGGGATCATCGAGGAACGCTGCCGGCGCCGGGTGAACGGGGCGACCTGGCAGGTGGACACCTATCACCGGACCCTGGCCGGCGGGCTGGAACGGGACGCCGCGCTGGCCGCGACCACCCGCCGCTACAGCGAGCTGATGCACAAGGGCGACCCGGTGCACACGTGGCCGGTGGGCATCGAGGAACAGGAGGCCGAGGCTCCGGCCGCCGCCCGGCGCTGA
- a CDS encoding DNA polymerase IV: MRNAPTILHLDMDAFYAAVEQASKPSLRGKAVIVGGLGPRGVVATASYEARRFGVHSAMPMAQARRLCPNGAYVFPRFTLYRQVSDLVMGLLRELSPLVEPLSLDEAFVDLEAGGRAFDAASARATGERLRADIAALTGLSGSVGLAGSKMLAKVASEEAKPDGLLLIEPGTERELLAPMSVRTLPGVGPATGEHLRRAGITTVGELVEAGEDELVRLVGRAHGVGLHRMALGLDDRPVVAERDAKSVSVEDTFDVDLHDRVRIRGEVQRLADRCVVRLRASGHSGRTIVLKVRRYDFSTLTRSETLRGPTDDPAVVREAASRLLEGVDTTGGVRLLGVGVTGLADYTQEDLFAQALGGGQTAAETAQEPEETGEPGEAAEAGEAASEAGADREAGGEPEAASARHWPAGSDVRHAVYGPGWVQGSGVGRVTVRFEQPGSPPGRVRTFRVDDPELESSEPLPLVGRGGNDQGAPP; the protein is encoded by the coding sequence GTGAGAAACGCGCCGACCATCCTCCATCTGGACATGGATGCCTTCTACGCTGCCGTGGAGCAGGCGTCCAAGCCCAGTCTGCGGGGGAAGGCCGTGATCGTCGGCGGGCTGGGGCCGCGCGGGGTGGTCGCCACCGCCTCCTACGAAGCCAGGCGGTTCGGCGTGCACTCGGCGATGCCGATGGCGCAGGCGCGCAGGCTGTGTCCGAACGGCGCGTACGTCTTCCCCCGCTTCACCCTCTACCGGCAGGTCAGCGACCTCGTCATGGGCCTGCTGCGGGAGCTGTCGCCGCTCGTGGAGCCCCTCAGCCTGGACGAGGCCTTCGTGGACCTGGAGGCGGGCGGCCGGGCCTTCGACGCCGCGAGCGCCCGCGCCACCGGTGAGCGGCTGCGGGCCGACATCGCGGCCCTGACCGGGCTCAGTGGCTCGGTGGGGCTGGCGGGGTCGAAGATGCTGGCCAAGGTGGCTTCCGAGGAGGCCAAGCCGGACGGGCTGCTGCTGATCGAGCCCGGCACCGAGCGGGAGCTGCTCGCCCCGATGTCGGTACGGACCCTGCCCGGGGTGGGACCGGCCACCGGGGAGCACCTGCGGCGGGCCGGCATCACGACCGTGGGGGAGCTGGTCGAGGCCGGTGAGGACGAGCTGGTGCGCCTGGTCGGCCGGGCCCACGGCGTCGGGCTCCACCGGATGGCGCTCGGTCTGGACGACCGGCCGGTGGTGGCGGAGCGCGACGCGAAGTCCGTGTCCGTCGAGGACACCTTCGACGTGGACCTGCACGACCGCGTGCGGATCCGCGGCGAGGTGCAGCGGCTCGCCGACCGGTGCGTGGTCCGGCTGCGGGCCTCCGGGCACTCGGGGCGGACCATCGTCTTGAAGGTGCGCCGCTACGACTTCTCGACGCTGACCCGCTCCGAGACCCTGCGGGGGCCCACCGACGACCCCGCGGTCGTCCGGGAGGCGGCGTCACGGCTGCTGGAGGGGGTCGACACCACGGGCGGGGTACGGCTGCTGGGCGTCGGCGTGACGGGCCTCGCCGACTACACCCAGGAGGACCTGTTCGCCCAGGCGCTCGGAGGCGGGCAGACGGCCGCGGAGACGGCGCAGGAGCCCGAGGAGACGGGGGAGCCGGGAGAGGCCGCAGAGGCCGGGGAGGCGGCGTCCGAGGCCGGTGCGGACCGGGAGGCGGGCGGGGAGCCGGAGGCGGCCTCCGCGCGGCACTGGCCGGCGGGGAGCGACGTACGGCATGCCGTGTACGGGCCCGGCTGGGTGCAGGGCAGCGGGGTCGGGCGGGTCACCGTACGGTTCGAGCAGCCCGGATCGCCGCCCGGCCGGGTACGCACCTTCCGGGTGGACGACCCCGAGCTGGAGTCCTCCGAGCCGCTGCCCCTCGTAGGACGCGGGGGAAACGACCAGGGGGCGCCGCCCTAG
- a CDS encoding MerR family transcriptional regulator — translation MHGGAAGPAHRQPASTPVGPVSDDAAPEQVGYRGPTACAAAGITYRQLDYWARTGLVEPSVRAAYGSGTQRLYSFRDVVVLKIVKRFLDTGVALQNIRTTVQHLRDRGFSDLERMTLMSDGATVYECTSPDQVVSLLQGGQGVFGIAVGVVWRDVESALSQLHGERVDTGEAVIGHNPADELAARRNRAG, via the coding sequence ATGCACGGCGGCGCGGCGGGTCCCGCGCACCGTCAGCCGGCGTCGACACCGGTCGGACCGGTGAGCGACGACGCGGCGCCCGAGCAGGTCGGCTACCGCGGGCCCACGGCGTGCGCCGCGGCCGGCATCACCTACCGCCAGCTCGACTACTGGGCCCGCACCGGGCTGGTCGAGCCGAGCGTGAGAGCGGCGTACGGGTCGGGCACGCAGCGGCTGTACAGCTTCCGCGACGTGGTCGTCCTCAAGATCGTGAAGCGCTTCCTCGACACGGGTGTGGCGCTCCAGAACATCCGCACCACCGTCCAGCACCTGCGTGACCGGGGCTTCTCCGACCTCGAACGCATGACGCTCATGAGTGACGGCGCGACCGTGTACGAATGCACCTCCCCGGACCAGGTGGTCAGCCTCCTCCAGGGCGGGCAGGGCGTCTTCGGCATCGCCGTGGGCGTGGTGTGGCGCGACGTCGAGAGCGCGCTGTCGCAGCTGCACGGGGAGCGCGTGGACACCGGCGAGGCCGTGATCGGCCACAACCCGGCCGACGAGCTGGCGGCCCGCCGCAACCGGGCCGGCTGA